The genomic segment ACCCATTATTCGTAAGTGgcttttaaaaccttttaatacaaaaatgataaaaaaagtgATATTACTGTACATCCATCtactgtaaatacaaatatattcatatgtaAGGTCTGTAAACATTTGACTTGTTGATTCTGATAACAGCACATGTGGCGACATCAGCTCCCAGTGGCAGAGATAAAAGCTGATTCTCAGTCCGTTTAAACTGCTGACAGttatttgtctttgaaaaaggagAAGAATCTCTTCCCTGCCTCTCCCTTCACTCTCAGAGATTTGCTTCGTTGGAGTCccactgtcttttctctctcctgctctttgtccttctctctcgtctcctcctgtTGCTGCACCTGCTGACTGATCACCAACCGCATGTCCTCCTGCAACAAggcagaaaagaaaatcaacctCAATGTGTTTGCCAAAAAATCATCAATTAGAACTTTGGATCCATGAACAAAGACACACCTGCCAGGCTTCCAGCTCCTGAGACAGCGCCACCTTTTGTTTGATGGTGTTGAGAAGCTGCTGAGTAAGCGATTCTTTCTCCTGTCGCACTGTGGCCAACTCACTCTCCAAGGAACTGAACATTGATGACCATGGAAATTAGTTAAACATACGTCACTGTGGTTTCTAATGCAATCAGTTAATATCACATCAACACGTGATTCTCTGTATCATCACCTATAGCTCGGCTTTTCTTTACTGCCTCCGAACTGCTTGACTTCTTCCCTCAAAGTCTCCAGCTCTTCTCGTTGGGAGTGTAGCTGCAGAgtgggaaagaaaaagggataAAAAAGTCatcataatattatatttttcctttttcagctCCTGAGATCCAAGACACCCTTTACAATAGTCCTTTGAAAACTgctttgttgtttgatgaagaCAGTTAACTTCTTATTCGCTGCTCCAAAATCTACAAACATGCGTATATCTTCTTGAGTACTGGACACTAGAACTGAAAAGTCTATTATCAGTATTTGTAAGTTCCCACATCGCACTTGATAGTGGACCAGAAAATATTTCATGTATCTTtatgaagaaaataaagaatatataaGGGACTAATAtgtttgagtttgtgcaatATGCTGCAAATCCCCAGTTTGATAATGAATCCGAGCTTTAAGATAACGAAATGTGGCCTTAGCTAAAAACTTGTTTGAATATTAGGTCACTGTTGGGCCTGTATACCGCTCTACTGACTGCCTTCTAGTTTCTATTGTTACATTTGGTAGTGAAATGGAAACCAGCAACAACTCATTGTGTTTCCTCCACTCAGTCAATCACCattttacattgtgtgtgtgtgtgtgtgtgtgtacagttcgACAGACCTCCTCTTTGAGTGTCTGTATCTCTTCGTCTCTTGCTTGCAGGACTGTGGAATGAGCTAGAAGAGCATCTTTAGCCTGAACAAcaggagaaacagacagaaggTTCACAGCGGTCACAACATATATTAGCAGCTTTTTGTGCTTTTGATGctacgataaaaaaaaaagacatgtaaTGATGCAATGACAGAAAAGCAGTTTAGTATCAAAGTAGTTAAGAGCGGATGTGAGTACAGGGTCAGAGTTAGTGCACAAGTAAGACGATGCAGTTATTGTGCAGATGCcggtgtgttgtttgtgtgtgtctctcttttgtGAGTACCTGTGATTGCTGAATCTCACTAAGCAGAGACAGAGGTTGTGTGTGAGCACTGTCCAGGAAGCTGTCCTTCTCCAGGCCCAGAGCTTTTTGCTGCAGAGAGCGATTCAATGTACGCAACTCAAACACCactccctgctcctgctctaTCTAcatgtagacacacaaacacacatgcagtgagacacagacagacgaaTCAAGAGCTGACAGCTAGTCGTGTTAGTGTCTTATTCTGTTAGTGGTGAGTGACACCTCCTGCAACACACGGTTCTCTCCCTGCTTCCTCGGCGGAGTGTTTCAGTGCAACATCTTCTCACCTCTGATTCTTTGTCCTTCAGTTTCATCTGCAGGTCagatactctctctctctgtccctctctctccactcggAGTCTGTCGCCGTCCTCCTGCGAGGCTTTGAGTTGTGCCTCCATGTACGACAGCCGCTCCAGCAAAACTCGATTCTGTGCAGGAGGAAGGGAAACATGGATGAAGATAAGAGACTTGGCACTCATGAGACAGGCACTGGTTGTAGGATTGTGCTTCTGATCCACATTTAAATAGAATTACAATTCATTTGTAAACAGATTCAAAGCATTGACATAAACACAGTTTCAAAGTAAGTAATGTGTCTGTTAAATCTTAATGCATTTACTCCATATTGTGCTTTTATATCCTCGcccgttttcttttttttgataGGGGTGCTTTTTGCAAGTAATACTTAACGGATTTCGATGAAACTTTGTGGATGGATGGGACTTTGGCAAAGAAAcagcccattacattttggcacAAGGCTGCagatcactttctttaacattgcgacaTGGTGCGTTCTTTGAGATTTTCATTGGTTTCCcatcagggaataattcatgggtcatgaggaaataaaacagcaCATTTAGAAGACTGATATCTGGGagtttgatgcagcttgattgaatttgaaggGACTGTTAGGCTctggcagaggtatgcactcaCGTCAGAATGAAGCCACCCAAAACATCAATCAGCTTGAGACGTCAAAGAAAAAATCTTTACAATTTTAGAGACAGACTTTGATAAtagcacttgtttttctttcataaaaAGCCATGTATTGCAAACAGGTGCATGGTCCCACAAAACGCTGCTAGTTTGAAATGTCAAGTTTACCTCTGCTTGAATATTCTGTATCTGTGAGAAACTGATATTTCTGCTGAAAGACGATTCTTCCATCTCTTCCCTGAGGGAACGAAGCTCGATCCGCAAGGAATGCTCCAGTGTTACAGCCTGGGTGGGAGGGAGTTGgaaaggttttaaaaaaggcTGTTATTCAAGGAGTGACAAAGATAGGACTCCCAAAACCTGCTTGTCTGCATTTTTCTCGCCTGTGAGAGTGTGACGTGACACCACAGTGACGCAGACACttcccacacacagccacaccaCACATATACACCTAGATTCTCTTCATTCTAACTGCATTACAACAGAATCATGACGTCTCTCTTTGGCAGGTATCAAGGCTGACCTCTGCCAGCTGCTCCACCAATCGCTGGTTGTGATTGGCCAACTGAGTCAGTTGCTCGCTCTCGTCCCTCCTGCGGTCTCTTCCATTGCTGTGATGGCGCTCCACCTCGGCCCTCAGGGAGAACAAATCCGCCGTCAGCTCTGCCTCTTTCTGTCCAGAGTCCATTTCATTCATCTCCAGCCTCCTCTGAAGAACATGCTTCTCCTGCTGTAAAACCTGAGACAGTGAACGCAACATGAAGTGACTTTTAGGCACCATGAAAATATCAGATACTGAAATAGATGGATCATTTTATTTCTGCCTTCTTGTTGCTTTGAATATGAAGTAAAAGGGTAATATATGCTGGTTTCTATAGGCAGGTTTCTCTTGGCATAGGGAAAACACAGGTATTAGATTTTGAGTGCCCAAGGCTCTGATCTACTCTGCATTACAGGAAGCTATGACAGTGAGtctgaaaacacaatgacatgTCCCTGAAACTGAGACAGTTCAATGGAATCCAGCCAACAATAATGTTATAATTGATATCTGGTTCCCTCACATGTTATATTGACTCATTTTAATAGGCGTATCATAGTGGCAGCTTAACACTGACAAAGCAATGAATGTATATGAATATGTCAGTCATTTacacagaaaaacacttaaAGAATAAACAAGCGTTCAAAACTATTGCAATAACAGCTCTAAATATTGTGGATAACATTTCTCTGCATGTTTCTCCTCATTAGCTATATTCCTTATTCCGATATGTTTTCTGTGtatctgcaaaaacaaaagtagTGTGAAATAAAGTAAGGTAAAATGCATTTGGAagatttaatgttgtttttatcttggttttatattcatgttttttaaacctttttgaGTGCATTAGatggaattaaataaaagaagaataaaataaattccacacactgcaGGCTCGAATCACTGAGGTGTGATTTGCTTGTTGGTAAAAGTTTGCAGTTAACACCTccttacagttttttttacgtTAGAAAACTTCAAAATCCAAACATGATTTATAGCCGCCTCATCCTtacctccatctccctctccctctgctccagaGAGGCAGCCAGCTCCTCATTCTTCTCCAGCAAGGCCTGTCCCAGCTCCGCAGCCAGGATCAGATCTGTCTCTATCTCACCTGTGCCATCGAGACAGCCAGGAGAGGAGGTAGACGAAGGGAGAGCAAAGGAGAGAGACATCGAGGAagatgaggacagagggaagaagGAGTCCTCCATGCTGGGGGAGGGCAGACTGCTTTTCCGCGGGGTGAACATTGTTAACAGTTGCAGGTTTGTAGGTCTCGGTTAGAAAAGCATCATCCCAGGTCTTGTAATCCACTCATACAGGTGGCAAGAAGGCAGCCATGATCTTTGTTTGTGTACAGTCAGGAATCCAATTGTGTAGTCCAATATGTCTCAGCCAAACTCCCTCACAGTGATGCCAATTGTCCTGTTGCTGGTGGCAATCAAATCTCTGTCTTCACAGATAACTCTGTGGGCAAAGGAAAGACCTTCAGTGACACGGAACAGCACAATAGACATATTTGTCAAATTTAACAGTGAAAACCAGGACATGTACCAGGGTGATGTGAAAACCATACGAGTGGTTTTCTAGTAACACAATCACACGCTTTTAACGAGGTCTTTTGTCTGAGGGGCGCTTTTGTTACTTTGACCGAAATACCAgctcctctgttgtgtttggcCCCCTCCCTAAATTGCAAAGGCATTGTGCTCCACAGTTTCctacaaatacaacaaactaaTTAACTCTTCTCATTACAGTCTCTAAAATAGTAAATATTAGCCAAATCACTTAGATGTGATCACCACCACATCCACCTTCTAAGTCAATAGTAAGTCTCCATGAGAAGTTAGTACCACGTTGTATAGTTTCCTGTCATTATCCtgtttaaataaacagaatTTCATTTTGAAGTCTCCTCAGTTTCACCTCAGTCATTTCTGTCTTGACGCCTGATGTCCTCATATGTGGCCTCACCTGTTATGGTAACACCCCATGAAACCGTGCTGTCAACCAATTTAAAatcattatgaaaacaaaataatgaacttGTTCTCACTCCAATTATAATTAGCATGTTTTCATCAtctgaaatgaaataataaattgtAACTCACATGATTAAAGAACAAATGTTAAAGCTGTCTTACCTGCCAGTTCCCAGCCAACGCGCAGTAAACAGGTACAGTCTTCCTGTTTGGtgagtgtgcgtctgtgtgtgtgtctgtgagtgtgggtgtgtttgtacAAGAGAGGCTCAGCTAGTTTCCTTGGCAGTGGAAACATACAGCATGTAAATACAGCCAGTGGCTCCACCTCTAAAGTAAAGGTAAAGGGAGCGAGCAGAGGGAGGAATAATCAGTGAGCAGGGAAGAAGTGGAACAGAGTAAATTAGCCATTGCTCTGACATCTAGTGGCTGAATAAGGTCGGGGGAAACATACAGTAAATTAACTCTGAGGAATGTGTTGTTGGAAAGTCCGACATGATGCAGAGGGGGATAAAACAGAGTGAGGTGGGGTGAGGGGGAGGATAGGAGACAAACCAGAGTCTGTGTAATCTGgccctcctactcctcctcgcCATCCCCCCCATCCTGTTTACCTGCTTGTAAGTTTTGAAAGgagctctgtgtgtctgcatgtgtgtgtgcgtgtgtgtgtgttaatgtaggGGGTAGGGAGAGCAGAAGAGGGGACTGCTGTCATTACACCTCTCGCTCAGAGACGGCGAACAGAAAAAAAGGGGTGAACAAGCTCAGAGACCACAGGATCAGTCGCTGCGTTCACGTACAGTCATGACTTGCAAACTCTTGGTCGCTTTTTCCATCTGGCTTTTGCTGGCAACATGTGAAGCTGGAAGGCAGATGCCAAAACTCTCTGAGAAGAAACTCTGCACTGATACTGACTGCAGCCGTAAGTAGCACAACTTGCTTTTACTTCACATGTTGCATGCAACAATGCTGCAGCCACTGTTGCATGCAGACCTAAAGTTGCACTTGAATATCATGACATGCAAAAGATCTTTCTATGATGCCTTCTTTCGTAACATATATCACTCTCTTGCATCGTTTCTGCTCAGATCCCATCTTGATAGCTCGTGCAGTGCAGGACT from the Platichthys flesus chromosome 15, fPlaFle2.1, whole genome shotgun sequence genome contains:
- the bicdl2 gene encoding BICD family-like cargo adapter 2 isoform X1; its protein translation is MFTPRKSSLPSPSMEDSFFPLSSSSSMSLSFALPSSTSSPGCLDGTGEIETDLILAAELGQALLEKNEELAASLEQREREMEVLQQEKHVLQRRLEMNEMDSGQKEAELTADLFSLRAEVERHHSNGRDRRRDESEQLTQLANHNQRLVEQLAEAVTLEHSLRIELRSLREEMEESSFSRNISFSQIQNIQAENRVLLERLSYMEAQLKASQEDGDRLRVEREGQRERVSDLQMKLKDKESEIEQEQGVVFELRTLNRSLQQKALGLEKDSFLDSAHTQPLSLLSEIQQSQAKDALLAHSTVLQARDEEIQTLKEELHSQREELETLREEVKQFGGSKEKPSYSSLESELATVRQEKESLTQQLLNTIKQKVALSQELEAWQEDMRLVISQQVQQQEETREKDKEQEREKTVGLQRSKSLRVKGEAGKRFFSFFKDK
- the bicdl2 gene encoding BICD family-like cargo adapter 2 isoform X2, coding for MFTPRKSSLPSPSMEDSFFPLSSSSSMSLSFALPSSTSSPGCLDGTGEIETDLILAAELGQALLEKNEELAASLEQREREMEVLQQEKHVLQRRLEMNEMDSGQKEAELTADLFSLRAEVERHHSNGRDRRRDESEQLTQLANHNQRLVEQLAEAVTLEHSLRIELRSLREEMEESSFSRNISFSQIQNIQAENRVLLERLSYMEAQLKASQEDGDRLRVEREGQRERVSDLQMKLKDKESEAKDALLAHSTVLQARDEEIQTLKEELHSQREELETLREEVKQFGGSKEKPSYSSLESELATVRQEKESLTQQLLNTIKQKVALSQELEAWQEDMRLVISQQVQQQEETREKDKEQEREKTVGLQRSKSLRVKGEAGKRFFSFFKDK